A section of the Gasterosteus aculeatus chromosome 10, fGasAcu3.hap1.1, whole genome shotgun sequence genome encodes:
- the rab42a gene encoding ras-related protein Rab-42a has product MDILWQYQFRIILLGDSTVGKSSLLKRFSDGIYSDVADPTVGVDFYARSLDIEPGVKIKLQLWDTAGQERFRSITTSYYRNSVGGLLVFDLTNRKTFDHVREWHKEVSEHILPHHMVYILIGHKSDLNKDRMVSRDEAEHLAAELGIRYVETSAKCNSNVDRAFELLTKDIYELMKMGEIVTRDGWDGVKSGLTGKVLYSANDEEELVAATPERGCHC; this is encoded by the exons ATGGATATTTTGTGGCAATACCAGTTCCGCATCATCTTGCTCGGGGATTCCACGGTGGGCAAGTCGTCGTTGCTGAAGCGCTTCTCGGACGGGATCTACAGCGATGTGGCGGATCCGACGGTCGGGGTGGATTTCTACGCCCGCTCGCTTGATATCGAGCCCGGGGTGAAAATAAAGCTGCAGCTCTGGGACACTGCCGGTCAGGAACGATTCAG GTCCATCACAACATCCTACTACCGCAACTCAGTGGGCGGGCTCCTAGTCTTTGACCTCACCAACCGCAAGACCTTTGACCACGTGAGGGAGTGGCACAAGGAGGTCAGTGAGCACATCCTGCCCCACCACATGGTCTACATCCTCATCGGCCACAAGAGCGACCTCAACAAGGACCGCATGGTGAGCCGGGACGAGGCGGAGCATTTGGCGGCCGAGCTGGGCATCCGCTACGTGGAGACGTCGGCCAAGTGCAACAGCAACGTGGACCGGGCCTTCGAGCTGCTGACGAAAGACATCTACGAGCTGATGAAGATGGGGGAGATCGTCACCCGCGACGGCTGGGACGGGGTCAAGAGCGGCCTCACCGGCAAGGTCCTCTACTCGGCCAACGACGAAGAGGAGCTCGTTGCCGCGACCCCCGAGCGGGGCTGCCACTGCTGA